DNA sequence from the Pedobacter sp. W3I1 genome:
GATAAGATCCTGATTGAGGTTGCCAATACCTTCTTCAAGTAAAAAATTTTGGTCCTGGGTAAGATAGAAACTAACATTGGGGTAATCCAGACTAAACTGCGCCATAGCGTCCTTAATCTTAGGCTCAAGCCTGTTCATCCTAGCTGCAGGGTGTTTATGGATTGTTATCACTAGCCCCACCAAACCATTGTAAACGTGATAGCCTTGCGCCTGTTTTACTTCCTTCTCTACATCTGCTAATTTACCAAGTGGTACATGACTGCCATCACGAATTCTTAGCGGCAGGCTGAGAATCTGTTCTCTAGTTCCAAATTCTTGATTGATCCTTACATGAAAAATGTATTGCCCGTCCTTAACCGACAAAGAGCCCAGATCTTTATTGTTTTCCCGGATTGCATTTGCTATGGAAAGTTCATTAAGACCTACGGCTTGAAGTGCTTTTTTCTTGGGTACAATAGTAAGTGCGGACTGCTGCCTTCCATTGATATCAACCATTGATACACCCTCTATTTGCTCCAGGCGTTTTTTGATTACCCTTTCGGTAAGTTCAGAAATCTGATTGTAATTCTCTCCCGGTTTCGGGATTACCTGCAACCTAACTATGGGAACATCACTGGTGCTCAACTTGATAACCTCAGGCCGTTCCATATCATCTGGAAGAGAAGATATTAATCTATCTAGCTTCTCATTCACCTGAACATTTGCCAGGTCCATCCGAGTTTTATAGGCGAATTTAAGTGTTAATGTCGCAGCATTATTAGTTGACTGACATTGAATATCTTCAACATAATCTACTGTTGATAAGGAGTTCCGCAGGAGTGAGGTTACATCCCTCTCAATCTCTTCTGCCGATGCGTTCGGATAACGAACTTTCACCACAATTTCAGGAATACTTATGTCTGGCAGCAACGAAACGGGAACATGAAAAAACAAAAAAACACCAAATACCATCATGACCAGGCATGTGAGCATCACTCCGATAGGCCTGGTTAACAAATATCTTACCATAGCTACTTAATCTCTTCTACCCTGGTATCATGGGAAAGCTGAAGATTATTGGAAATGATTACTTTCTGATTTTGAGCCAACCCGTCCAATATTTCGACATAATTTCCATTCTCTCGACCCATTACCACATAACTCCATTTAGCTAAACCCTTATCCATTGTGAATACGACACCTCTGCTGTTCTTGAAGAGAATAGCATCCTTTGGCACAAGCAAAACATGTTTGACAGGAATAGATATATTCACGGTGACATGCATCCCCGGTAAAAGAGATTGTCCATCATTTACAACTGCGAGTTTAATTGATACCATCCCTGATTCATCAACTAAGGGATTTATACCGGAAACCCTAGCTTGATAATCCTTATCGCTTGCAATCGGCCGGATAACCCCAAGTTGACCGACCTTGACAGAGGCTACATCAGATTCAAGGATTTTGGTTTCTACAGTTAACTCATTATGGGAGTATATGGTAAACAGCTCATCGCCATTTCTAATGTACATTCCGTTTTGAATTTTTACATCTGCAATTGTTCCGGAAATTGGTGCTCTGACTACTGCATTTTTCCTTATATCAAACAATGACCTTAACTCAATTTCAGCAGCACTAAGTCCGGCATCAACTTTGAGCTTTCTATAAACGGTATCTCTGATTCCCTTACTTTTGCCCTTCAATAAACTTTCCTGGCTTAAAATGTCGCTCTCAAAAGCCATTCGGCTGGTGAATATTGAATTTTTTATTTTTTCTATCTGTAGATCAACTGATTTGAGATCATAGCTTAACAATTGACTTCCCTGTGTTACTACTGAATTGTTCGAAAGATTACAGGTTATTAACCTCCCAGTGACTTCAGCAATGACTTTCAACTGCCTGTCAGCGCGAATTTTACCGGAAGTCTCGATCTGATAATCGAGATCCCTATATATGCACTTATAAGTTTTTACCCTTGGTAATTTTGCCTTAAGGTTGAGTGTAACGGTTTTTTTCTGAACGTGCGCAGTCGTTGGTCTGCACGCATTGAGCGATAGCAAACCGAGTATTAGTATCGGAAAAGTCTTCACCTTTAATGAGTATAAAACTAAGTATTTAATGATTTTTTTGGTGTAAGCTGCACTTGCTGCTTTCGGGGTAAAACCAAGCCGCAGAATAATATTGCTGTCATTCCGATTATCAACTGTTTATGCAGCTCAATGTCTATAAAGAAATTAGAACAACCACAGTCATCTCCAGTCTTGATGTAAAGGAACAGATTATACAGGGTATAAAATGAAAAAGTGGCCAAAGCAAAATATATAGATGATTTTTTCTCCGAGCGGAGGAGTAGAAAAAGCCCGTTTATAGCTGTCAATATTGGCATGGCGAATGAAAGCACTCCAACCAGAAATGGTGGAAAGAAATCTGTCATTCCTACCTTTACAAGAAAGGTCTGCCTGAACTTTAAATGATACATAGTCAATAAAAAAAAGAGTGTTGTGAGTGTAAGGATTATAATAGATCTGTATCGCATAGTTTTTTTTTAAAAAAAAATGTTTAAACTTTTATCATTGAATATTTTACAAGAGCCAAATCTTCATAAAGAACATAGATGGACTGGCCAATAACGGCTATACTTGTAGCTTCCTGACCGTCATCCAGTTTGGGAATATAGAAACTGCCTTGATACTTTCCGGATTGCGCAAGATCATAATAATCAACCACATAACTATTATCATCAGTTATCTTATTTAAAAGATAGAGGTTGTTTTTAGATAATGCAGATGAGGGGAAAAAAGTTGTGCTGGGCGATATTTCCAGATGCGAGGTACCCGGTGCTATTGTTTTATAAGCTGCTATCGGAACCGGTGTTTTGTCAATTGTTTTATTAAATGATATTTTTTTTGGGTCGCTTCGTTGAAAGCTAAGAAAAGTGCCTGCATAAGAACAGCTATAAACAATAAATTTACTATTAGGGTTGGAAAGAAAGTTGCCATCTAGGGCCATTTCAGGGAACTTTATGGGATTTTTAAGGCCTATGAGACCATAAATTGATTGTTTGAAAAGACTCTTGTTTTCGGTTGAATCAATAACCTGGAATAAGAGATCACTTACCTTATCTAGTGGATTTGTGTACATATAAGTGTTCTCTGACAAATGAATAGCCCTATAGATCAAAGTTCCATTTACAAAACGGTAGTTGTAGAGAAGTGAATCCTTGTTATTGCTATTGAATTGATATTTTTTTAGAGATCGATGGCCAAAATCGTATAAAGTGAGCTTCTTATCTGCATATTCATATGACATGATTCCATTATTTTCGTTTGGTCCATCCCCCGCTGTTCCAAAAGTAAATGCCGTATCCAGTTTACTATTAAAAAAGAATAATTTTGACGCTTTATAATCTAAACCGACTAATTGATCTCCGAAAGCCTTAATCTCTATCAGCTGTCCTAGATCAAAATCAACCTGCTGAAGCTGTTTTAAATTATAATTGATATTTCTATAAAAATCAAATTTGTATTTCGATTTCTTGCCAGTAAAGCTGACATGCGTTTCGCCTGTAGGTTTATTATCCTTGCTGCGACCGCAGGAACACGCGATACAGATAATAAATAAATATATGAAAGAGTTAATCCTGATCATTTGTTTAAGTTTGGTTATCAACTAAGCTGATAATTTGTTATTGATAAAACCGACCACCCGAGCCGGTTAGTTTTATTAAGGAGCTGATGCAATTAGCGCTCCCGTAGCTACAAATATGGTCTCGCCAACTTTAAATGAACAATACACCTTGGTAGTAGCATCGCATTTTAGAGTCGTTTCAGCCGTTGAAGTAAATGCTGAAAGTCCTATTATAACCCCAGCGGAAAGGGCAACCTTGCCTGCCACTGATCTGATTGTTTTATTAAATCTTTTTTTTATGTTTTCCATGAGAGATTAGCTTGGTTTATTGCCAGAAGCATTGTAAGGAATTCCGTTTACTTCACCTTTGCATATGGTGTTATTTTTACCATCACATAATGTGATAGTCTCACCAGCGCCTGTCTCGGCATAGATATTTACGCTGAAGCAAACTGCTACTGCAACCAGGTAAAATTTGATTAATTTGTTTTTCATATCTTTTAAATTAAGGTACAACTACGGTTAAAGCGCCTGTGCTGTAAAACTGACCTCCATCGATCAGCATGGCACACCGATTGGAATTTGACTTGTCACAGGTTGCTGTATATTCAGTTGTAGCTGTAAAAGAATAAAGCATCAATGTCAGTAAAACGATTAACGAACTGGCTCCTATTTTTGATGCCAGTTTAAGGATTGTTGATTTCATAATTGGTTATTTTAAAGTGTAAAACCCTGGGTGGTCGGTCAATTTAAAATTACATTATCCCTGACATTAAAGATGCTCTTATCTTACACATTTTGCTCTAATAGGCGACATGGTAAAAAAGAAAACCGGAAGTATAAAAAATGTTACCACGATTACCGATAAAGCTCCACCAATTGAACCTATTGCGAATGAATACCAAAATACTTGGGCATCTTTATCAAAAAGATAAGGTAGCAAACTAGTCAGTAGACCAGAGACTGATAATAATATTGTCTTACCCCTACGTAGCAAAATATGGGTAAATATTTTATTGGGATCGAGGGTATGTCTAGCTAAAGCTAGGTTAAAATCTTTAATAATCATGATATTGATACTAATAGAGATTGCGATCACTAAGATAAATGCTCCATACCCTCCTTGATCGAACGGTAAATCTGTTAATCCAAAAATCAAAAAAACACCAATACATGACAGTGGCGAAATGACAACCAACAAAAATGATTGTTTTAAATTTTCAAAAATGATACTGCCGATTATAAAATTCGCGATAAATATTATGATGATCAGTTCTGCAAAGGAGAATTTGATAGAATCTGATTGTGAAAAATCACGACTGTCACTATTAATAGTGTATCCTGTTGGCATTTTGTCTCTGATAGCCTTTATTTTCTTTTCAATATACTTATCGCCGAAACGTTTAGCTCCTAAATAATTTAATGAAATGACTTGTATATACTCTTTATTTTCTTTTTCGATCAAACTAGTGGA
Encoded proteins:
- a CDS encoding efflux RND transporter periplasmic adaptor subunit codes for the protein MKTFPILILGLLSLNACRPTTAHVQKKTVTLNLKAKLPRVKTYKCIYRDLDYQIETSGKIRADRQLKVIAEVTGRLITCNLSNNSVVTQGSQLLSYDLKSVDLQIEKIKNSIFTSRMAFESDILSQESLLKGKSKGIRDTVYRKLKVDAGLSAAEIELRSLFDIRKNAVVRAPISGTIADVKIQNGMYIRNGDELFTIYSHNELTVETKILESDVASVKVGQLGVIRPIASDKDYQARVSGINPLVDESGMVSIKLAVVNDGQSLLPGMHVTVNISIPVKHVLLVPKDAILFKNSRGVVFTMDKGLAKWSYVVMGRENGNYVEILDGLAQNQKVIISNNLQLSHDTRVEEIK
- a CDS encoding MauE/DoxX family redox-associated membrane protein, coding for MRYRSIIILTLTTLFFLLTMYHLKFRQTFLVKVGMTDFFPPFLVGVLSFAMPILTAINGLFLLLRSEKKSSIYFALATFSFYTLYNLFLYIKTGDDCGCSNFFIDIELHKQLIIGMTAILFCGLVLPRKQQVQLTPKKSLNT